The proteins below are encoded in one region of Calditrichota bacterium:
- the yajC gene encoding preprotein translocase subunit YajC, with protein MAPPPGGQPGSGGSGLLGLLPFLLIFVIFWFLILRPQAKRQKEHQKMLEAVTKGDQIVTSGGLHGTVQRVNEKEGTLIVRIDDNVKVEIDRGAVARRISAGE; from the coding sequence ATGGCGCCGCCGCCGGGCGGTCAGCCGGGTTCCGGCGGTTCGGGCCTGCTCGGCCTGCTGCCCTTTCTGCTGATTTTCGTCATCTTTTGGTTCCTGATCTTGCGGCCTCAAGCCAAGCGTCAGAAGGAGCACCAGAAGATGCTCGAAGCAGTTACCAAAGGCGACCAAATCGTCACCTCGGGCGGCTTGCACGGGACTGTGCAGCGGGTGAATGAAAAGGAGGGGACGCTTATCGTCCGCATCGACGATAACGTCAAGGTTGAGATCGACCGCGGGGCGGTAGCGCGGCGGATTTCGGCGGGAGAATAG
- a CDS encoding zinc metallopeptidase, producing MMFPFFDPTFVLLIPAMILAFWAQAKVKSAYQKYSEVRSAAGLTGAQVARKILNLNGINDVEVEAVEGELSDHYDPRSRKVRLSEGIYGSSSLAALGIAAHEVGHAIQHQKGYLALQLRHLFLWPANIGSTLAMPIFFVGLIFSSFKVLMDVGIILFLGALTFQLITLPVEFDASRRALAQLRGTGLMADYEISQTRKVLTAAAWTYVAAATVTLMHLLRMILLRNSRD from the coding sequence ATGATGTTCCCGTTTTTCGACCCGACCTTCGTCCTGCTCATTCCGGCGATGATCCTCGCCTTCTGGGCTCAGGCGAAGGTCAAGAGCGCCTATCAGAAGTATAGCGAGGTGCGCTCGGCGGCCGGCCTTACCGGTGCACAAGTCGCCCGAAAGATACTCAACCTTAACGGCATTAATGATGTCGAAGTCGAAGCCGTCGAAGGCGAACTGAGCGATCACTACGACCCGCGTAGCCGCAAGGTGCGCCTTTCGGAGGGCATCTATGGCAGTTCCTCACTCGCAGCGCTGGGCATCGCGGCGCATGAAGTGGGACACGCGATTCAGCACCAAAAGGGCTATCTCGCTTTGCAACTGCGACACCTGTTCCTTTGGCCGGCCAACATTGGCTCGACGCTGGCAATGCCGATCTTTTTCGTCGGACTGATCTTCTCCAGTTTCAAGGTGCTGATGGACGTTGGCATTATCCTCTTCCTGGGGGCGCTGACGTTTCAATTGATCACCCTGCCGGTCGAGTTTGACGCGTCGCGGCGGGCGCTGGCTCAGTTGCGCGGAACCGGCTTGATGGCGGACTATGAGATCAGCCAGACGCGCAAGGTGCTGACGGCTGCCGCCTGGACCTATGTCGCGGCAGCGACCGTGACCCTGATGCACCTCCTCCGCATGATCCTGCTGCGGAATTCCCGCGACTGA
- a CDS encoding methionyl-tRNA formyltransferase — MRVVFMGTPRFALPTLEAVLSSRHSVVGVVTAPSKPTGRSLKVTDPPVKTTALTTGLPVLQPDDLNDPGFVSALAGWQPDIGVIVAFRILPPAVFGVPRLGCVNLHASLLPDLRGAAPINWALMRGLEKTGLTTFLIDKGVDTGGVLLQREEPVYPDDNADSLSERLAKLGASLMVETLDGMETGLMKPHRQSGAFGTAPKLTRDLCRIDWSAPSLEIHNRVRGLATEPAAFTTLEGKVLKILRTRLMPADTLDAVRDQETGTITVISSEAMIVKTGDSHLQILELQLEGRRWMTTSEFLRGRRLSPGTRLGG; from the coding sequence TTGCGGGTCGTCTTCATGGGGACGCCCCGATTCGCGTTGCCGACGCTGGAAGCGGTGCTGTCAAGCCGTCACTCTGTCGTCGGCGTCGTAACGGCGCCCTCGAAGCCGACCGGCCGGTCGCTTAAGGTCACAGATCCGCCGGTTAAGACGACGGCACTTACAACCGGACTGCCCGTCCTGCAGCCCGACGACCTTAACGATCCCGGATTCGTTTCGGCGCTCGCTGGCTGGCAGCCCGATATTGGGGTCATCGTGGCCTTTCGCATTCTGCCTCCGGCCGTGTTCGGAGTGCCCCGACTCGGCTGCGTCAATCTGCACGCTTCACTCCTGCCCGATCTGCGCGGCGCAGCGCCGATCAACTGGGCATTGATGCGCGGCTTGGAAAAGACCGGCTTGACAACCTTTCTGATCGACAAGGGAGTAGATACCGGGGGGGTTCTCCTGCAGCGTGAAGAGCCTGTTTATCCCGATGATAACGCCGACTCGCTGAGCGAACGCCTCGCGAAACTGGGAGCGAGTCTGATGGTCGAGACCCTGGACGGCATGGAGACGGGATTGATGAAACCTCACCGGCAATCCGGTGCGTTCGGCACGGCTCCCAAACTGACCCGGGACCTTTGCCGTATCGACTGGAGTGCACCTTCGCTCGAGATTCATAACCGGGTGCGCGGGCTGGCCACCGAGCCGGCTGCCTTCACCACTCTCGAAGGAAAGGTGCTGAAGATCCTGCGGACTCGTCTGATGCCGGCCGATACCTTGGATGCAGTGCGTGATCAGGAGACCGGAACGATCACCGTAATCTCGTCCGAAGCGATGATCGTCAAGACCGGCGACAGCCACTTGCAGATCCTCGAACTGCAACTCGAAGGCCGGAGGTGGATGACAACTTCCGAGTTTCTGCGGGGGAGGCGGCTGAGTCCCGGAACCCGGTTAGGCGGGTAG